One window of the Hippocampus zosterae strain Florida chromosome 8, ASM2543408v3, whole genome shotgun sequence genome contains the following:
- the camsap2a gene encoding calmodulin-regulated spectrin-associated protein 2a isoform X4, producing the protein MIDSLMMAYSLDILIVERVMASICQYSSCFSEEDAPYDTEDAVTTWINKINEYLKDTLAQEKKKKEAQIAETAESHRSPTKWYMKLVPARYRKEQSSSQVMPWIPPVDNLLKDSIDGSALGALLHFYCPELVPLDDVCLKQNMTLADRLYNMQLIQNFCRDNLEGCCHFTLEDMLYASSTLKNNYLAFMAELFWWFEEVKPSFVKPNVLDNEAPEFSSSLKNIPAIPISKATKRSFMERSPSPERPSLPLRPQPRNSGEIKKSTSMSFVESNLGTWPKEKRPGPYGVSFDIPLDKEEATSSAHSATRGMVRSVSTDDGSGFKVHRLPPGMKRNLSFQPVNGTRFGIEEEGCPDSLAGRDPERPTYPSGSTMTTPSIEEALQLIHSPSRPPVEGINNGFFLHGPELGTGRGNLAPLSELDSQGHLSQTDTTEVDTGIHIHTEDMLDEDSSLKDCSVNMDFDMDTPSPCPSNQSKSPSALRMTNFAEQKMKKITPSALDSGRESSNSLKTTPEGSDFGLPLSVSWAPTPEHSPIRQQMPPPSAKAPAVQLPHGDPAQVMATEMVELKMRLEEKRKAIEAQKKKVEAAFTRHRQKVGHSAFLNVVKRKGDGAASGAEEGGKVKGEIQSLSPILRCGRSSADTPDGAEQSSTSCCWQKSPSGAEDGGQGHTQLTEADLAEYTRSIEKLNHSLAFLQTEMQRLAQQQEVIMAMREQQHQRAWVIPPSQANPSQPKYGRGGNVTRSSGPSSPADSPRSAHHSPTSIKRKSASFHSRNPRTARPNELKLAPYNRVLSAPQSVDSIPRLRRFSPRLPTDSCFVYMGETPAATTTEPVNKQTDITPSSPVSPDKELHDICTSSSSTPNEGQTQEDSKAKIQENAPTQPSTTEMEKVVDLKPATSTFAEVLAHPVVEMFTIAPTEIPTVPEVKSNQIEVPLSVAKPLNDLTLDDGSETELGGAEGQGDDQRMRCSFFFKEDGKAEENMAQRRAALLEKRMRREKESQQKRMQQEAELEQKKEEARLKAEEERIRKEEDKARKEFIKQEYLRRKQLKLMEDMDTVIKSRPAAGTKQRRGRPKSIRRDSIDSPKTPVRAATVSSLSLASLNLGDGDSVDSEKRAQRSASLASGGLLCYLGSPKLRRRRPDSADGFLSPSRTSSKNGEKDWENGSTTSSVTSVTEYTGPKLYKEPSAKSNKHIIQNALAHCCLAGKVNEGQKNKILEEMEKSEANNFLVLFRDAGCQFRSLYTYCPETEEINKLTGIGPKNITRKMIDGLYKYNSDKKQFSLIPAKTMSASVDAVTIHSHLWQTKKPATPKKVVPAPQS; encoded by the exons TCTCCAACCAAGTGGTACATGAAGCTTGTGCCT GCCCGCTACAGGAAGGAGCAGAGCAGCAGCCAGGTGATGCCCTGGATCCCCCCAGTGGACAACCTGCTGAAGGACAGCATAGATGGATCGGCTCTGGGTGCTCTGCTGCACTTCTACTGCCCCGAGCTTGTGCCTCTCGATG ATGTGTGTTTGAAGCAGAACATGACACTGGCGGATCGTCTCTACAACATGCAGCTCATTCAGAACTTCTGTCGAGACAACCTGGAAGGCTGCTGCCACTTCACTTTGGAGGATATGCTCTATGCCTCGTCCACCCTCAAG AATAACTACTTGGCATTCATGGCAGAGCTCTTTTGGTGGTTTGAAGAGGTCAAGCCTTCTTTTGTGAAGCCAAACGTTTTGGACAATGAAGCCCCGG aattCTCATCCTCGTTGAAGAATATCCCAGCCATTCCAATCTCTAAAGCAACTAAGAGGAGTTTCATGGAAAGATCCCCAAGTCCTGAAAGACCAAG TTTGCCCCTGCGACCCCAGCCTAGAAATTCAG GTGAGATCAAGAAATCAACCTCAATGTCCTTTGTTGAAAGCAACCTTGGTACCTGGCCGAAAGAGAAAAG GCCTGGGCCGTATGGAGTGTCTTTTGACATTCCCTTGGACAAAGAGGAAGCTACTTCTTCAGCTCATTCTGCCACACGTGGTATGGTCAGGTCTGTCAGCACTGATGACGGTTCTGGTTTTAAGGTCCACCGCCTTCCTCCTGGGATGAAGCGGAACCTTTCCTTCCAACCAGTCAATGGCACGAGATTTGGCATCGAGGAGGAGGGTTGCCCAGACAGTCTAGCTGGTCGGGACCCTGAAAGGCCAACCTACCCTAGCGGATCTACCATGACAACTCCCTCCATAGAAGAGGCCCTCCAGCTTATTCACAGCCCAAGTCGGCCCCCCGTGGAAGGTATCAACAATGGCTTCTTCCTGCACGGTCCGGAACTTGGAACCGGCCGTGGTAATTTGGCGCCGTTGTCCGAGTTGGACTCTCAAGGACATTTGAGCCAGACAGACACCACAGAGGTTGACACTGGTATCCACATCCACACAGAGGATATGCTGGATGAGGATTCATCACTGAAAGACTGCTCCGTGAACATGGACTTTGACATGGATACACCCAGCCCTTGCCCAAGTAATCAGAGCAAATCCCCCTCGGCGCTGAGGATGACCAACTTTGCTGAGCAAAAGATGAAGAAGATCACCCCATCAGCACTAGACTCAGGGCGCGAGAGCAGCAACTCCCTTAAAACCACTCCAGAAGGTTCAGATTTTGGTTTACCATTATCCGTTTCATGGGCCCCAACTCCAGAACACAGTCCCATTCGTCAACAAATGCCACCGCCCTCTGCAAAGGCGCCAGCTGTCCAGCTTCCACACGGTGACCCTGCTCAGGTCATGGCGACCGAAATGGTTGAGCTGAAAATGCGCTTGGAGGAGAAAAGGAAAGCCATCGaagcgcagaaaaaaaaagtggaggcaGCTTTCACCAGGCACCGTCAAAAGGTGGGTCACTCTGCCTTTCTTAATGTGGTGAAGCGTAAAGGTGATGGAGCTGCGAGTGGAGCCGAGGAAGGAGGGAAGGTGAAAGGCGAAATCCAGTCATTGAGTCCCATATTGAGGTGTGGTCGAAGCAGTGCAGACACACCTGATGGGGCGGAGCAAAGCAGCACAAGCTGCTGTTGGCAAAAGTCTCCTAGCGGAGCTGAGGACGGTGGTCAAGGGCACACCCAGCTCACTGAAGCGGATCTTGCCGAGTACACACGATCCATCGAGAAGCTCAATCATTCTTTAGCCTTCCTCCAGACCGAGATGCAGAGGCTCGCGCAGCAGCAGGAAGTCATCATGGCCATGAGGGAGCAGCAACATCAGCGGGCATGGGTCATCCCTCCCTCTCAAGCGAACCCCTCGCAGCCAAAATATGGAAGAGGCGGCAATGTCACTCGATCTTCAGGACCCTCTTCCCCGGCGGACTCCCCTCGCTCAGCCCACCACTCTCCGACCAGCATCAAGCGCAAATCCGCCTCCTTCCACTCACGTAACCCTCGCACCGCTCGCCCAAATGAGCTCAAGTTGGCCCCTTACAACCGCGTCCTCAGCGCGCCGCAGTCTGTGGATAGCATCCCCAGGCTGCGACGCTTTTCTCCCCGTCTGCCCACAGACAGCTGCTTTGTTTACATGGGTGAGACACCTGCAGCCACCACTACTGAACCTGTCAACAAGCAGACAGACATCACCCCGTCATCACCCGTCTCCCCAGACAAAGAGCTGCATGATATTTGTACATCTTCTTCCAGCACGCCCAACGAAGGGCAAACACAAGAAGACTCAAAGGCTAAAATCCAAGAGAATGCTCCCACCCAACCGAGCACCACCGAGATGGAAAAAGTAGTAGATCTAAAACCTGCAACGTCGACATTCGCTGAGGTTCTGGCCCACCCGGTGGTTGAGATGTTCACGATAGCCCCCACAGAGATCCCCACAGTGCCGGAAGTCAAAAGCAACCAAATTGAGGTTCCCCTATCAGTTGCTAAGCCGCTGAATGATTTGACGCTTGATGACGGCTCGGAGACGGAGCTCGGAGGTGCGGAAGGCCAGGGGGACGATCAGAGGATGCGTTGCAGCTTCTTCTTCAAG GAGGATGGAAAGGCAGAGGAGAACATGGCTCAGAGGAGAGCGGCGCTGCTggagaagaggatgaggagggagAAGGAAAGCCAGCAGAAGAGGATGCAGCAGGAGGCGGAGCTAGAGCAAAAGAAAGAGGAGGCTCG GTTAAAAGCGGAGGAGGAGCGTATCCGAAAGGAAGAAGACAAGGCCAGGAAGGAATTCATCAAGCAGGAGTATCTTCGGAGGAAGCAGCTGAAACTGATGGAGGACATGGACACGGTCATCAAATCCCGACCAGCTGCCGGCACAAAACAACGACGAGGTCGCCCCAAGTCGATCCGTCGTGACAGCATCGACTCCCCAAAAACTCCTGTCAGAGCTGCTACAG TCTCTAGCTTGTCCCTGGCATCCCTCAATTTGGGAGACGGCGACAGTGTGGACTCGGAGAAGAGAGCGCAAAG AAGTGCTAGTTTAGCCTCTGGCGGTCTCCTCTGCTATCTGGGCTCTCCTAAACTGAGAAGGAGAAG GCCAGATTCGGCAGATGGCTTCCTGTCCCCAAGTCgcaccagcagcaagaatggggAGAAAGACTGGGAAAATGGATCCACAACTTCCTCCGTTACGTCAGTCACAGAGTACACAG GACCGAAGCTCTACAAGGAGCCAAGTGCCAAATCAAACAAGCACATCATCCAGAACGCATTGGCCCACTGCTGCCTTGCTGGCAAGGTCAATGAAGGACAGAAGAACAAAATCCTGGAG gaaatggaaaaatCAGAGGCAAACAACTTCCTGGTTTTGTTCCGCGATGCCGGCTGTCAGTTCCGCTCCCTGTACACTTACTGCCCCGAGACCGAGGAGATCAATAAGCTCACAGGCATCGGCCCCAAGAACATCACACGCAAGATGATCGACGGCCTGTACAAGTACAATTCGGACAAGAAGCAGTTCAGCCTGATACCAGCTAAGACCATGTCAGCCAGCGTGGATGCCGTGACCATCCACAGCCATTTGTGGCAAACCAAAAAGCCAGCCACCCCGAAAAAAGTAGTGCCTGCCCCTCAGTCCTGA